The Oryzias latipes chromosome 1, ASM223467v1 genome contains a region encoding:
- the npnt gene encoding nephronectin isoform X3: MHWWMKLVLLYSCCFGASADFDGRWPRQMASSNGLCRYGARVDCCWGWTRRSWGHCQPVCQPACKHGDCVGPNKCKCHPGFTGKTCNQEEALDHLTQPVWTSHLPIILPVDRQPVTEDLNECGLKPRPCKHRCMNTFGSYKCYCLNGYMLMPDGTCGNARTCGMANCQYGCEVLKGEVRCQCPSPGLQLAPDGRTCVDVDECAAGIAVCPRFRKCINTFGSYICKCHEGFDLQYINGKYQCFDVDECVSGQSHCSSFANCYNTPGSYKCKCKDGYRGMGHDCKPIPKVVIDPPRPGKVPPNHHNLIPGFDHKRTTTTRPPVTQKKVYPIRPKSTTKAPLPPSKVTPSPRKPAVPTRKPFVPTRRPSIPTRKPLITPKPAAPTKPPLTPPPVTPVDNTIQKEVTKKRGDVQIPRNHDQNTVLGSDFDIELGNTADEVRDDPESGYLSCSFDDGLCGWIRDKDGDLHWETTPDPTGGRYLTIPEVGNKRTGRGARLVLPLTPPWNDGNLCLSFRHKLAGHHVGMLQVFVKKGKQYSPAVWGRTGGNGWRHTQITLWGTGLESVILKGERGRGRSGEMAVDDITLRKGTCTEEHNLRRL, from the exons CGGTGTGTCAGCCTGCCTGTAAACATGGAGACTGTGTTGGACCAAATAAGTGCAAGTGCCACCCCGGCTTCACCGGAAAGACCTGCAATCaag AAGAAGCGTTGGACCATTTAACTCAGCCAGTATGGACCAGTCACCTTCCTATCATTCTTCCTGTGGACCGTCAGCCAGTGACAGAGG ACCTGAATGAATGTGGGCTGAAGCCGAGGCCCTGTAAACACAGATGCATGAACACGTTTGGGAGCTACAAATGCTACTGCCTGAATGGCTACATGCTGATGCCTGATGGAACCTGTGGAA ATGCTCGGACTTGTGGCATGGCCAACTGTCAGTATGGCTGTGAAGTGCTGAAAGGGGAGGTTCGATGTCAGTGTCCGTCACCAGGGCTACAGCTGGCTCCGGATGGAAGGACCTGCGTGG ATGTGGATGAGTGTGCAGCAGGGATTGCGGTGTGCCCCAGGTTCAGAAAATGCATCAACACCTTTGGCAGCTACATCTGCAAGTGCCATGAAGGCTTTGACCTGCAATACATCAATGGAAAATACCAGTGCTTCG ATGTGGACGAGTGCGTTTCGGGTCAGAGCCACTGCAGCAGCTTCGCCAACTGCTACAACACGCCAGGCTCCTACAAGTGCAAGTGCAAAGATGGCTACAGGGGCATGGGACATGACTGTAAAC CCATTCCAAAGGTGGTTATTGACCCCCCAAGACCTGGAAAAGTACCTCCAAATCATCACAACCTCATCCCAGGTTTTGACCACAAAAGAACCACCACCACCCGTCCACCTGTGACTCAGAAAAAAGTCTACCCCATTCGCCCTAAATCGACCACCAAAGCTCCTCTGCCTCCCAGTAAGGTCACGCCATCCCCACGCAAGCCTGCAGTTCCCACCCGAAAGCCCTTCGTGCCCACCAGAAGGCCGTCAATACCCACACGCAAGCCCTTGATCACACCAAAACCAGCCGCTCCCACAAAACCACCACTGACTCCACCTCCAGTCACGCCAGTGGACAACACCATCCAGAAGGAAGTCACCAAAAAGCGAGGGGATGTGCAAA TCCCTCGGAACCATGACCAGAACACTGTCCTCGGCTCCGACTTTGACATTGAACTGGGCAACACAGCAGATGAAGTCAGGGATGATCCAG AGTCGGGGTATCTGAGCTGCTCCTTTGATGATGGTCTTTGTGGGTGGATCAGGGACAAAGATGGAGACCTGCACTGGGAGACGACGCCTGATCCAACAG GTGGGCGTTACCTTACCATTCCTGAAGTGGGAAACAAAAGGACTGGACGAGGAGCCCGACTAGTTCTTCCTCTCACCCCGCCCTGGAATGATGGCAATTTGTGCTTGTCCTTCCGGCACAAGCTAGCGGGTCACCATGTGGGAATGCTTCAAGTGTTTGTGAAGAAAGGAAAGCAGTACAGTCCTGCGGTGTGGGGCCGAACAGGTGGTAATGGCTGGAGGCACACCCAAATCACGCTGTGGGGTACAGGCCTGGAAAGT GTGATCCTAAAGGGAGAGCGTGGGCGTGGCAGAAGCGGAGAAATGGCAGTTGATGACATCACCTTAAGGAAAGGCACTTGCACAGAGGAACACAATCTCAGGAGACTCTGA
- the npnt gene encoding nephronectin isoform X5, producing MHWWMKLVLLYSCCFGASADFDGRWPRQMASSNGLCRYGARVDCCWGWTRRSWGHCQPVCQPACKHGDCVGPNKCKCHPGFTGKTCNQDLNECGLKPRPCKHRCMNTFGSYKCYCLNGYMLMPDGTCGNARTCGMANCQYGCEVLKGEVRCQCPSPGLQLAPDGRTCVDVDECAAGIAVCPRFRKCINTFGSYICKCHEGFDLQYINGKYQCFDVDECVSGQSHCSSFANCYNTPGSYKCKCKDGYRGMGHDCKPIPKVVIDPPRPGKVPPNHHNLIPGFDHKRTTTTRPPVTQKKVYPIRPKSTTKAPLPPSKVTPSPRKPAVPTRKPFVPTRRPSIPTRKPLITPKPAAPTKPPLTPPPVTPVDNTIQKEVTKKRGDVQIPRNHDQNTVLGSDFDIELGNTADEVRDDPESGYLSCSFDDGLCGWIRDKDGDLHWETTPDPTGGRYLTIPEVGNKRTGRGARLVLPLTPPWNDGNLCLSFRHKLAGHHVGMLQVFVKKGKQYSPAVWGRTGGNGWRHTQITLWGTGLESVILKGERGRGRSGEMAVDDITLRKGTCTEEHNLRRL from the exons CGGTGTGTCAGCCTGCCTGTAAACATGGAGACTGTGTTGGACCAAATAAGTGCAAGTGCCACCCCGGCTTCACCGGAAAGACCTGCAATCaag ACCTGAATGAATGTGGGCTGAAGCCGAGGCCCTGTAAACACAGATGCATGAACACGTTTGGGAGCTACAAATGCTACTGCCTGAATGGCTACATGCTGATGCCTGATGGAACCTGTGGAA ATGCTCGGACTTGTGGCATGGCCAACTGTCAGTATGGCTGTGAAGTGCTGAAAGGGGAGGTTCGATGTCAGTGTCCGTCACCAGGGCTACAGCTGGCTCCGGATGGAAGGACCTGCGTGG ATGTGGATGAGTGTGCAGCAGGGATTGCGGTGTGCCCCAGGTTCAGAAAATGCATCAACACCTTTGGCAGCTACATCTGCAAGTGCCATGAAGGCTTTGACCTGCAATACATCAATGGAAAATACCAGTGCTTCG ATGTGGACGAGTGCGTTTCGGGTCAGAGCCACTGCAGCAGCTTCGCCAACTGCTACAACACGCCAGGCTCCTACAAGTGCAAGTGCAAAGATGGCTACAGGGGCATGGGACATGACTGTAAAC CCATTCCAAAGGTGGTTATTGACCCCCCAAGACCTGGAAAAGTACCTCCAAATCATCACAACCTCATCCCAGGTTTTGACCACAAAAGAACCACCACCACCCGTCCACCTGTGACTCAGAAAAAAGTCTACCCCATTCGCCCTAAATCGACCACCAAAGCTCCTCTGCCTCCCAGTAAGGTCACGCCATCCCCACGCAAGCCTGCAGTTCCCACCCGAAAGCCCTTCGTGCCCACCAGAAGGCCGTCAATACCCACACGCAAGCCCTTGATCACACCAAAACCAGCCGCTCCCACAAAACCACCACTGACTCCACCTCCAGTCACGCCAGTGGACAACACCATCCAGAAGGAAGTCACCAAAAAGCGAGGGGATGTGCAAA TCCCTCGGAACCATGACCAGAACACTGTCCTCGGCTCCGACTTTGACATTGAACTGGGCAACACAGCAGATGAAGTCAGGGATGATCCAG AGTCGGGGTATCTGAGCTGCTCCTTTGATGATGGTCTTTGTGGGTGGATCAGGGACAAAGATGGAGACCTGCACTGGGAGACGACGCCTGATCCAACAG GTGGGCGTTACCTTACCATTCCTGAAGTGGGAAACAAAAGGACTGGACGAGGAGCCCGACTAGTTCTTCCTCTCACCCCGCCCTGGAATGATGGCAATTTGTGCTTGTCCTTCCGGCACAAGCTAGCGGGTCACCATGTGGGAATGCTTCAAGTGTTTGTGAAGAAAGGAAAGCAGTACAGTCCTGCGGTGTGGGGCCGAACAGGTGGTAATGGCTGGAGGCACACCCAAATCACGCTGTGGGGTACAGGCCTGGAAAGT GTGATCCTAAAGGGAGAGCGTGGGCGTGGCAGAAGCGGAGAAATGGCAGTTGATGACATCACCTTAAGGAAAGGCACTTGCACAGAGGAACACAATCTCAGGAGACTCTGA